The Pseudodesulfovibrio sp. JC047 genome includes the window TTCTTCGAGCACGTCTTCGAGTGTCACCACTCCAGCAACGCCGCCATATTCATCAAGCACCACGCACAGATGCATACGGCTGCCCAAGAACTGAACCAACAACTTGTCCAACGTGATCGTCTCAAGGACAAACCGGACTGGACGCATGATGTCCAGCAATTTCAGGTCGTCTCGATCATCGGCCAGTGCTTCGAGAACCGATCGGCGATACACGACCCCGACAATCTCTTCGGGATCGTCCTCGAACACGGGAATCCGGCTGTGCGGCCACGTCGGATGTGACTCCCGGGCCTCTGCCACCGTCATATCCGATGGCAATGAAAAAACCACGGTCCGAGGCGTCATGATCTGTTCGACCGTCTTGAAATCCAACGACAAAATATTCCGAATGGATTTTTCTTCATAGGGTTTGATAACCCCTGACCGACGCGTCAAACTGACAATTGCCCGGATGTCATCTTCCGTATGATCCGGCTCCGTATCCTTCTTGTGAACAGCTTGCGACAATATGCCCATGACTGCGATCACGGGTTTGAATATCACAACCAACCACTGAAGCGGACGCGCCAACGGTGGAGCGATCCGATCCGAATACACCACGCCAAACGTTTTTGGCATGATCTCCGTGAAGATGAGAATAATTACTGTGAAAACGACTGTAAAGAGCCACAGCGTCTCTTTTCCGTACAA containing:
- a CDS encoding hemolysin family protein, whose amino-acid sequence is MLELVLSVGVAVFVSMFCSVAEAALYSMSWADIEKLKENGSKSAKLLHKLRSNVDEPITAILTLNTCAHTAGAAVAGWAWANLYGKETLWLFTVVFTVIILIFTEIMPKTFGVVYSDRIAPPLARPLQWLVVIFKPVIAVMGILSQAVHKKDTEPDHTEDDIRAIVSLTRRSGVIKPYEEKSIRNILSLDFKTVEQIMTPRTVVFSLPSDMTVAEARESHPTWPHSRIPVFEDDPEEIVGVVYRRSVLEALADDRDDLKLLDIMRPVRFVLETITLDKLLVQFLGSRMHLCVVLDEYGGVAGVVTLEDVLEEILGSEIVDETDQVVDMRELARIRRDELTGSRSKTSNGKNETAAKRKDS